Below is a window of Vigna unguiculata chloroplast, complete genome DNA.
CATTGATGGGTGGTGAGGCCCCATATTGACTATCATGAAGTCCTTTCTTTTCGTTGAGATATTCATAGGTTTTTGCTCGATTTATTCTTTTATGAATCGCTTAAAAAAAAAGTTCATCCAAATTCAAGATCTAATAAATCGAATAATTGAAAATTACTCTTCAATTTAACGAATTTGTGACTGCCGAATATTAAACTGATTGATTAATTTTTTATACCGTATTCCATCTTTCTTTGACAAATAAGACAGTAATCTTTGCCGTTTTCCCAAAATTTTACGTAAACCTCTTTGGGATGAATAGTCTTTTCGGTGCAATTCAAAATGTGAAGTAAGTCTTCGTATTCTATTGGTAAATTTGAATATTTGAAATTCAACCAATCCTGGTTTTTTTCCTTTTTTTTCTTGTGAAATAACAGATATAAATGACTTTTTTACCATAAAAAAATAAAAGTTTTTCCTTCTCCTCAATTTTTATAGATATTTTTATTGATCAGTAATTAGAATGACACTCATTTTTAATTTTTTTATATAAATCCGAAATATAATTTTTTTATAACTGAAATCAATCCAATTTAAATAGATATAGTATAAAGGAGACTAGTTTGATACATAAAAAAAAATTGTATACATTACATTAGATAAAAAAAGATAATTTTGTTAATTCTTTTTTTTATGTATACATCATTGAATTAAAATCACTGCCATACCAAACCAAAATGCGTGTATTTATTTAGCCTATTTATCTATCTATAGATAGATAAATAGGCTAAATAGAAGACAAAATTAGATTAACGAATTTTCACACGCGGATACATATGTATCCTTACTATACTGAAACGGCTTCCATTATGGGTATTAAACCAATAACGATTTATACAAGCTAAATCTTCTAATCGATATTTTGGCCAAAGAAAAATTTTGAAATTCATTAGTTTTTTTTTCTCTTTCTCATTTCTTTTTTTAGTCAAAACTTTAAAACAATTTTTGACTTTATTTTCATTATAAAATATTGTGTTTCTATGCATACTATTTATATTATTTGGATCTAAACAAATTCTAATTCTCAACTCTCTACGACATCTAGCAGATAAAATGTTTTCAGGAACAAGTAAATTAAAATTCTCTTTTTCTTTGTTTTCTGTTATCTTTTGATCTTTTGTTCTTGTAATGTATTTATCAAAATATTTATTATTAACATTCATTTTTTCTGAGTATTTTTTATCAATTTTATGTTTATTCTTATGAATTAATGAAAGACCCATCGTTTTATACTTAAAAAATTTTTTATTATTTTTTCTAGACAGGCGAACCGGTTCGATAACAAATAGTTCTTTTTTCCTAAATTTATTATTTTTATTTTTCCTTAAGCCTGGAAGAGTGAAATTTTTCTGATTTTGAATCATCATAATATCTAGACCTAGTTCTCCTCTTTGAATAGAGGTTATAGTCATTTTTCTTAAATTTTTCAATCTAATCAGGAGACAATATACTTTTACATTGTTAAAGATTTTTTTACCTAATAAATTTTTCCAGTTTAAATGTAAATTAAAAAAATTTCTTACTAAGAATTGAAGTTCTTCCTCCATATTGTTCTTGGTTTTTTTTTTTGATGTTATAAAACCATCTATTCTTTTTTTCTTTCTAGTAATATGATTTTCACTAACATTTTGATTTCCTTTAGAATGTAAATAAATAGAATGTAAATAAAGTAAATTGATTGGTAAAATTTGCGAGTTACCCCTATATGTATTATAAAATATTACAAATTTGGAAAAGAACCAAAATTCCGGATTGCATATGGAACGATTTAGTATTTTTCTATTGATTCCCACCCAATCCAAATATTTTCTATCCGGATTTTTTTCCATATTTCTAATAAGAGTATCTTCGGCTATATAATTCTTGATAAAAAGATTACTTATTCTATCAAATAAGTCTTTTTGATATGTATTGTAATTAGAATAAATCAATGTGTTTTTATTTGATTGAAATTGGGATCTATATCGATAAATATACGAGTCTTTCTTATTTGCATAATTCATAAAATTATAGGATAAAAGATCGTATTTATATTGTTTTCTAATTTTTTTTTTTAATGTGACTCCTTGTTGTTCTTTGTAAAGAATTAATGGGCTTTTTCCATATGAATCCCATTTGGTTACATTTTTATTTTGAGCTATACCACATTTAGTGATTCTATTTCTCCATTTTTTTGATACTAATTTGGACCAGCTACTGTTAGATAAGTCATATTGATAATAATGATTCTTTAACCAATTTGTCCATTGATTTAGTTTAGAATTGAGCAGGTTATTTTGTTTTATTTTAGAATGAACTATTCCTTGTGCTCCAAAAAAAGAATCCTTTATTTCATTTTTAAAGAAAAAAAAATTTTTCTGATATTCAAAAACAAGTCTTAACTGATATATGTTTATGTTAAGAATTCGGGTTTGTAACAAATTTAAAAATACATATGGTTGTGACAAAAAGGAGACATCAAAATAATTATGGGAATTCGCATTCCTATTATTAAAATATTTGTGTAAATTTAAAATAAAGGGAATTATACTTTGATTTGTTTTATAAGTTCTTTCTATAGTTGGTTCATTATCGTAAAGCCATTTATTTAAAAATTTTTTTGTTGATTCAAGAAAAGGTTGTAGCTGGATTTTCAGAATACAAATGATATATAGAAAGATATCTATGTATATTTTTTTCATGAAAAATTGAAAAAAAGAAAAAGAATGTGATTTTTTAGTTAATCTAATATTTCTTCTTTGGAATATCTGCAAAATTTTTTTTCCGAATTCTATCCTTTTACTATCATAAATTTTTTTCTTCGAATGAATATTTGTCTCTGGAATTACAAGTCCTCTTTTCTTTTCTTCTTTTTTCATTTTTTCTATTTTTTTTATAACTACTTTTTTTTTAGTATTCAGATCCTTTATAGATTTTTTTTTCAATGAATAATTTGTCAACTTTATCGATTGAATTGAAATGGTTGCTTCAGAAATCATTGAATTATTCTTCCAAATTGTTGAATCTTTTTTGTTTTCGCTCAATTCATCGAGTTTTTTGGGTTTCCTTTGAATAAAGAAATATTTTAAATTTAAAAATTCTTTTCTTTTTTTCATGAGGAATACTAGACTTTTGTTAATAATTTCAAGAATACTTTGGATGATCCCTTTTGCTTTTTCTATTACCATATTTAGAAACAATTTGAATTTTTCACTTAAAACTTTTAGAACCCCAAAAGTGAAAAATTCAAATTGTTTCTTTTTTTTTTTAGTTTCTTTTAAAATCGGGTCGAAAAATTCAAATCGATTTTTCGTGGAACTAGAAAAAGGCAATTCTACTTCCATCCCCGAAACTGTTAAAAAACAAAAGTTCTTTTTTTTCTTTGAATTTTTTTTCTTTTCATTACATCGTATTTTAGATTTATGCCAAGGTTTTAGACGAAAAGGAAATAAGATTTTTATTTGAATCCCATCTGTTAGCCATTTTTGAGGAAACTCTCTTTCGGATAATTGAACGCCGTTATACGTGCATTTAATATACATTTCTCTCTTCCAATCCATATAATCTTCAGACCATTCTGGAATTTGAAAAAATAGTATACGAAGCGTATTTTTAATTATTATCAATGAAGGTAATATAATATATTTCCTAATAAAGCATTGGGTTATTAATAAAACACCTCTTATTACTTGAGCAAATATAATGCTATCCCAGGCTTCTGCTATTTCTATACGTTTTCTTTCCGCATTTTCCTTTTTTTTTCCCCTTTTCGGACTTTTTTTTGTTTTTTCCTCTATAGAACCTAAAATTTGAAATTCTGTCTTTTTACGAATCCAAATATTTAACATAAAAAATCTTTTCATTGATTTTAAACTATGAAAAGAAAAGAATATTGATTTTTCAATTTTATCCAAAAAAAGCGGCGAATGCACCCTTTTTTGAAAAAATTTCCAAGTAACTGTTTTCCGTCTTTGAGCACGGATAGATCCTTTGATTATGTCTCTTCGAAAATCCGATTGTTGGGAATAACGTTTTAAAGCCAATTCGTTTTTTTTTTCAGTATTTTCAGTATCTCCAAGATCCTTATAAGTCTTGTATTTATGAAAAAATTTATGTTTATTAGTCAAAATGACTACACGTTTGCCTTTTCTAGAACGAATTTGAGAATTATCTTTTTCAATTTTTCCACCTAGTTGTTCTAATTCGTCTATAAATTTGTATGACCACCGAGGTACTTTTTTACAGATTTCGTTTCTTTTAATAGACTTAGTGGTCTTTCGATTTACTTTTCTTTTTTCGTTCAAATCAGTTGTAATTGCATCAAAGAATATTTTTATTATTTGTTTTTTTTCTGTGTCATAATTAGAATTCATTTTTACTTGTTCAGGTTCTTTATAAGGTACTTGCGAATTTAAGCTTGACACTAATTTTTTTGAAAATTGACTGATTAGATTAAAAAGAAATGTAGTTACTAATAACTTTTTATCAAATGTTTTTCTATTTTCCTCTAATTTTGGAGAATTACTAGTATTCTTTTTATCAATCTTATTAGAAAGAAAGATATCTTGAATTTTATTTATAAAAATGTGATTTTTTTTGTAACTGTTTTCATGTTGTATTGAGGTTGAAAAACCTTTTTTGATTCGTCCACGAAAGGGTCCGTTTAAGAAAGGATCTTTTGTTTTAGTTAAATATTTTTTTTGAGTTTCATCATTACAAAATCGAATTTTATTTTCGAATATATCGAGGGAAATCGATTTCTTATCTATCAGTTTTGTGCGATTTATAAATTCATTGCTCAATTTGTTTATTTTTTCTTCATTCCTATAGCGCGAATCATTATACAAATCATCATAGGAAATTTTATTTTTTGTGAATAAATCGATTTTTGTTTCCATCAGTTTTTCAAAAGTTGATAAATTTTGTGGATACGTAAAAGATATTTTTTCTCTTCCATCACCTTGATATGTATGAAAAAAAAATTCTGAAATTTCATTTTTTACAATGTTTTCAAATTCATTATTTTTTATATATCGAAATGGACGATTCCATCGTTTATAATTGAAAAGAATATTTATAAGAGGTTTTTGTAACTTATCTTTGTTGTTGGATCTTTTTTCTTTCGTTCGTATCCTTTGCAAATTGGTTTCGATATCCTTTTTTTTCCCCTTTTTATAAATTTCATTGCTTTCTTTACTTTCTAATAGTTTTTTACTAAAAAAAGGGGGGGGTATTCTTCCTAAATAATATAAACAGGTAACAGATAAGAAAACAACAAAGATTTGAAACATAGAATTTCTAAAATCTGACAGAATATATTTTTTTGATTGAATACGGACATTCGATTTAATAAAATTATTTTGCTGTATGCAGATTAATAAAAATTCAATCAATTTTATAAAAAAAATATGACCTATTATCCAACCAATAAAACTACTTGTTAAAAATAGCAATTTATTGTTACATCGAAACAAATAAATATTGATGAATCTCATGAATATTGAACTTGGTAAGAAAAGGGGATTTAAAAATTGAAAAAGAAGATTCTGAAAGAATCTTCTTTGAATACTAAAATTACGTATTGAATTTGGATTCTTGTATCCATAATTCAAAAATTTTTTTTGACTATTGCCGAAGAAGAACTGAAATAAAAGATAGGGTATAGCTATGACAGTTATTGTATGGGGTCTACCCAATGCTAAATGCAAAGGCGCATAATAGATAGACATGAACATTATGAGCTGTCCCGTAATAAACCCAGTTGTTGCTGCTATTTTCTTCTCGGTTCCTTCTTCCACAAGTCTAGCTCGAAGAAGGAAGAGATAAGAGGGCCCTATGGAAAATGTGGTCATAAATCCATAATAGAGTCCGACCACAACTATCGAATTAATTATCTTCATGCATAAGAATACTAGATTCTCCAGTATAAAAGATTGAAAAATCATCTCAAACCTCTCTTTTTCTTTTCTATTGCAATTTTTGGATTATTATATAACGATTTTTCAATTTTCAATTTTGCATAATTTTCCATTTCTAGAAATAGATAGACTAGAAATAGAAACGACATCTCTTATCTCAATAACACCAAAGATAGGGATATGAAATGAATGGAATTAGTTTATGGATGTAATATAATGAAATAGAGCCAGTTTGAGGTTCCCTATGAAATGAGGCATGGAAGGGAGCCGCTGTGAAGAAATTTGACGAGTTACGAAGGAAACTTCGAGTTCCTATTGGTCATGGGTTGAGAACGGGAATTGAACTCTATGAGATCGAATTTCCCGTTGTTCCTCAGTAGCTCAGTGGTAGAGCGGTCGGCTGTTAACTGACTGGTCGTAGGTTCGAATCCTACTTGGGGAGATTGAATTGATTCCGAAATCTGTAATTCGGAATGAAAGGGTTTGCTTTGACCGTTAAGAAGAGTAGATAACTCGTTTCCCTTGTCTTTGTTTCTATTGTATTCTATCTCATCGTATCCCATTCTGTTCTGCGATATTTGAGAATCGCCGTCAATACCCCGGTGTAGGTTCGGGATACTCATTTGTTCGACAGTCCGGGGCTATTTAAACCAACCAATTAAGAATTCTTAGATATACTGGTACTAGCAGTAGCAAGTGCATCTTTGATGCATTCATCAATTTTCCCGAGAAGCAATTACCACTAGCAAACATATTAATGATGAGGAACGCTTTTTTGTGCTATGCTAATAATACTTTACTTGCTCCGCTATTCCAAACCTGGCTGAGGAAGCGTAAAAAAAAATGGGGATTAAAAGATTAGGGCATACTCAATTGATTTAATAAAACATAAAACAGTAAGGCCATTCCATTTCTACAAACTACTCACAAGTTCCATAGCTTTGGGTCCACTAGCCCGATCATGATTTTCCTACCCCCAGAGGGAAAAATCCTTCCCTTTTTTGGCCGGTTGTGGGCGAGGAGGGATTCGAACCCCCGACACCGTGGTTCGTAGCCACGTGCTCTAATCCTCTGAGCTACAGGCCCCACCCCGTCATCTCCACTGGAAATCTGTTCCCCGGAGTATCCTAAAAAAAGGGAACCTTTCCTCTCCCCAGCCTAAGAAGATGTGAAAGCGTCTCTCGCTCTATAAGAACGGTGCGTTCTGAGGTGTGAAGTGGGAGATAAGGGATTTCATAATTGGGGTTTTGAATAAGACGACCTTTTCCTTTTTCATTCTTATTACTTTTTCAAATTGAAAAAGTAATAAGAATGAGAGGTGTTAAGCTTTTTATCATCCTGGCGCCGAGCTATTTTTCCGCAGGACCTCCCCTACAGTATCGTCACCGCAGTAGAGTTTAACCACCAAGTTCGGGATGGATTGGTGTGGTTCCTCTACGCCTAGGACACCAGAATATCGAACCGTGAACGAAGAAAGGCATGAGATAAAAGCAAACATATTGGCTACTCATTGTGAGGCCCTAATTCTCGACTGGAGGGGACACCAAAAGCCTCTGCCCTTCCATCCCTTGGATAGATAGAGAGAAGGGGCAGAGTTTTGGGTTTTTTCATGTTGTCAAAGAGTTGAACAATGAAAATGGATGACTAGTGCCTGATCGAATTGATCGGATCATGTAGGAACAAGGTTCAAGTCTAACGGTCTGTTAGGATGCCTCAGCTGCATACATCACT
It encodes the following:
- the rps15 gene encoding ribosomal protein S15 → MVKKSFISVISQEKKGKKPGLVEFQIFKFTNRIRRLTSHFELHRKDYSSQRGLRKILGKRQRLLSYLSKKDGIRYKKLINQFNIRQSQIR
- the ycf1 gene encoding hypothetical chloroplast RF19, whose translation is MIFQSFILENLVFLCMKIINSIVVVGLYYGFMTTFSIGPSYLFLLRARLVEEGTEKKIAATTGFITGQLIMFMSIYYAPLHLALGRPHTITVIAIPYLLFQFFFGNSQKKFLNYGYKNPNSIRNFSIQRRFFQNLLFQFLNPLFLPSSIFMRFINIYLFRCNNKLLFLTSSFIGWIIGHIFFIKLIEFLLICIQQNNFIKSNVRIQSKKYILSDFRNSMFQIFVVFLSVTCLYYLGRIPPPFFSKKLLESKESNEIYKKGKKKDIETNLQRIRTKEKRSNNKDKLQKPLINILFNYKRWNRPFRYIKNNEFENIVKNEISEFFFHTYQGDGREKISFTYPQNLSTFEKLMETKIDLFTKNKISYDDLYNDSRYRNEEKINKLSNEFINRTKLIDKKSISLDIFENKIRFCNDETQKKYLTKTKDPFLNGPFRGRIKKGFSTSIQHENSYKKNHIFINKIQDIFLSNKIDKKNTSNSPKLEENRKTFDKKLLVTTFLFNLISQFSKKLVSSLNSQVPYKEPEQVKMNSNYDTEKKQIIKIFFDAITTDLNEKRKVNRKTTKSIKRNEICKKVPRWSYKFIDELEQLGGKIEKDNSQIRSRKGKRVVILTNKHKFFHKYKTYKDLGDTENTEKKNELALKRYSQQSDFRRDIIKGSIRAQRRKTVTWKFFQKRVHSPLFLDKIEKSIFFSFHSLKSMKRFFMLNIWIRKKTEFQILGSIEEKTKKSPKRGKKKENAERKRIEIAEAWDSIIFAQVIRGVLLITQCFIRKYIILPSLIIIKNTLRILFFQIPEWSEDYMDWKREMYIKCTYNGVQLSEREFPQKWLTDGIQIKILFPFRLKPWHKSKIRCNEKKKNSKKKKNFCFLTVSGMEVELPFSSSTKNRFEFFDPILKETKKKKKQFEFFTFGVLKVLSEKFKLFLNMVIEKAKGIIQSILEIINKSLVFLMKKRKEFLNLKYFFIQRKPKKLDELSENKKDSTIWKNNSMISEATISIQSIKLTNYSLKKKSIKDLNTKKKVVIKKIEKMKKEEKKRGLVIPETNIHSKKKIYDSKRIEFGKKILQIFQRRNIRLTKKSHSFSFFQFFMKKIYIDIFLYIICILKIQLQPFLESTKKFLNKWLYDNEPTIERTYKTNQSIIPFILNLHKYFNNRNANSHNYFDVSFLSQPYVFLNLLQTRILNINIYQLRLVFEYQKNFFFFKNEIKDSFFGAQGIVHSKIKQNNLLNSKLNQWTNWLKNHYYQYDLSNSSWSKLVSKKWRNRITKCGIAQNKNVTKWDSYGKSPLILYKEQQGVTLKKKIRKQYKYDLLSYNFMNYANKKDSYIYRYRSQFQSNKNTLIYSNYNTYQKDLFDRISNLFIKNYIAEDTLIRNMEKNPDRKYLDWVGINRKILNRSICNPEFWFFSKFVIFYNTYRGNSQILPINLLYLHSIYLHSKGNQNVSENHITRKKKRIDGFITSKKKTKNNMEEELQFLVRNFFNLHLNWKNLLGKKIFNNVKVYCLLIRLKNLRKMTITSIQRGELGLDIMMIQNQKNFTLPGLRKNKNNKFRKKELFVIEPVRLSRKNNKKFFKYKTMGLSLIHKNKHKIDKKYSEKMNVNNKYFDKYITRTKDQKITENKEKENFNLLVPENILSARCRRELRIRICLDPNNINSMHRNTIFYNENKVKNCFKVLTKKRNEKEKKKLMNFKIFLWPKYRLEDLACINRYWFNTHNGSRFSIVRIHMYPRVKIR